Part of the Candidatus Methylomirabilota bacterium genome is shown below.
TTTCCTCGCTCTCCCTCTCGTCAGAAACCCCCTCTTTTGTACTGGGAGGTTGGGGAGATGTGATGGTAAGGGCTGGGGGAGCATCCTCGGAAATTTCGATCTCCTCTTCGAGCACCTGATCCGACACCCCGGCACCTGCCTCTCGGTCAGCAACGGCCTGAAGGTACAGTCCGATCACCTGCTCCGGCGTCCCCCGCACACGCACCGCCCCTTCATCTAACCAGACCACCTCATCGCACCACCGCTCCGCCGCAGAAAGATCGTGGCTGACAAGGATGATGGTCTTTCCTTTCCGCTGAAATTCGACGATCTTCTCGGCGCACTTCTTCTGAAAGATCTCATCCCCCACCGCCAGGACCTCATCGATCAGGAGGATGTCGGGGTCCGTATGGACGGCAACGGCAAAACCCAGGCGCATGTACATCCCGGAGGAATAGGTCCTCACCGGCTCGTCGATAAAAGGTTCCAGTTCAGCGAAGTGGACGATCTCCGGAAATCGCCTCTTCACCTCCTTTTTGGTAAGACCGAGGACGATCCCATTGATAAGGACATTCTCTCTCCCGGTGAACTCCGGGTGAAAGCCGGCCCCCAGCTCGAGGAGCGCGGAGACCTTACCATTCACTTCGACCCTCCCGCTATCCGGTTGGAGAATTCTCGCCAATAGTTTCAACAGCGTACTCTTACCGGAGCCGTTGCACCCGATGATACCCAAGGTCTGACCCTGTTCGACGGCCAATGTGACGCCTCTCAGGGCCTGAAAGCTTGACTCTCGCTTGGGTTGGCTCTGACCTGCGAAAAAGTTCACGAGAGAGGTTTTCAAGGTGGTGTGGGAGACCACCGTCCGCATCCGGAACTGCTTCGAAACGTTTTCGACCTCGATGGCTCTCACACTCTACACCTCTTCCTACACCTCTTCGGCAAAAGAGCCTTTGAAACGGTCAAAGACCCGAATCCCGATCAGGTACACCATGGCCGCCACAAGGCCGGTCCCCCCCAGGGCCCTCCAGTGGGGAAGTCTATTATAAAACAGACCATCCTGGTAGGCAATGAGGGGGGAAGCCATCGGGTTAAGGATGAGGGTGAAACGGAACTGCTCCGGA
Proteins encoded:
- a CDS encoding ABC transporter ATP-binding protein → MRAIEVENVSKQFRMRTVVSHTTLKTSLVNFFAGQSQPKRESSFQALRGVTLAVEQGQTLGIIGCNGSGKSTLLKLLARILQPDSGRVEVNGKVSALLELGAGFHPEFTGRENVLINGIVLGLTKKEVKRRFPEIVHFAELEPFIDEPVRTYSSGMYMRLGFAVAVHTDPDILLIDEVLAVGDEIFQKKCAEKIVEFQRKGKTIILVSHDLSAAERWCDEVVWLDEGAVRVRGTPEQVIGLYLQAVADREAGAGVSDQVLEEEIEISEDAPPALTITSPQPPSTKEGVSDERESEERGGGRRWGSGEIEIVSVRLLDQHGQERSLYQSGEGATVQIRYQVHHAVEETVFGFAIIREDGLWCYGTNTQTEKISIPPLGREGVVEVYLKSLNLIAGRYCLDVAVHREDGAPYDYHSRLCPFSVSSEVQDVGVFRVPHRWAIRPGLQGRA